The Pedococcus dokdonensis region GGGGCGGCGCCGGAGCCGCCCAGCTCGAGGGTGACGACGCCGGTGTGCGCGAGCCACAGCTCGTCGCTCGCGACGCGGTGCCAGGCGGACGACTCACCGGCCGGCAGGAGGAAGTAGATCAGGGTCGCCGCCGACCGGGTGCGGCCGTCGGCGAGCTGGACCGTGGCCGGCGACGCCCAGGTCTGGCGGTACCACCCACCCTCGGGGTGCGGCTCCAGGTCGAGGGCTTCGGCGAGACGAGGCTTCATCCGACCAGT contains the following coding sequences:
- a CDS encoding cupin domain-containing protein produces the protein MKPRLAEALDLEPHPEGGWYRQTWASPATVQLADGRTRSAATLIYFLLPAGESSAWHRVASDELWLAHTGVVTLELGGSGAAPAPTGVGVAVGGDEEAQLLVPAGHWQRTLPADADALVSCLVSPGFDFEDFELAWSGTGVGQSTVPPARQ